From a region of the Nitrospira sp. genome:
- a CDS encoding tyrosine--tRNA ligase: protein MNEIHRQLDLIQRGAVEVIQRVELEAKLKRALAENRPLRVKAGFDPTAPDLHLGHTVLIHKLKHFQDLGHQVIFLIGDFTGMIGDPTGVSETRKALTKEQVQENAKTYQRQIFKILDPAKTVIEFNSRWMSELSADGLIQLAAHYRVARMMERDDFHKRYQEQKPISVHEFLYPLVQGYDSVVLKADVELGGTDQKFNLLVGRELQRDYGQESQVVITMPLLEGTDGVKKMSKSVGNYIALEDKPGDMFGKVMSISDALMHRYYELLTTENLEHVKTLHPMEAKQSLAELIVARYHGTEIGREARTEFQQKFQAKEFPDKPDAHVALQLDDMTEKDAQEGSSIRLARLISKTGLISSGSEARRLIIQGGIEVDGIKETNPDKLISFELHQQRRLKIGKKKFAVAEFKP from the coding sequence ATGAACGAAATACATCGGCAACTGGATTTGATTCAGCGCGGCGCTGTAGAGGTCATTCAACGGGTCGAGCTGGAGGCGAAGCTCAAAAGGGCTCTTGCCGAAAATCGACCTTTGCGCGTCAAAGCGGGGTTCGACCCGACTGCGCCGGATCTTCATCTTGGACACACCGTGCTGATCCATAAATTGAAGCACTTTCAAGATCTTGGCCATCAAGTCATTTTCCTCATCGGCGATTTCACCGGGATGATCGGCGATCCCACCGGGGTATCCGAGACGCGGAAAGCATTGACGAAGGAACAGGTGCAGGAGAACGCCAAGACCTACCAGCGGCAGATCTTCAAAATTCTCGATCCCGCCAAGACTGTGATCGAGTTCAACAGCCGATGGATGAGTGAGCTGTCCGCGGACGGGTTGATTCAGCTGGCCGCCCACTATCGGGTGGCGCGCATGATGGAACGCGACGACTTCCATAAGCGTTACCAGGAACAGAAGCCGATCAGCGTCCATGAGTTCCTGTACCCATTGGTGCAAGGTTACGATTCCGTCGTCCTGAAAGCGGATGTGGAATTGGGGGGGACGGATCAGAAATTCAATCTGTTAGTGGGGCGTGAGTTGCAGCGGGACTACGGTCAAGAGTCGCAAGTCGTCATCACGATGCCGTTGCTTGAAGGAACGGACGGCGTGAAGAAAATGAGCAAGAGCGTCGGAAACTATATCGCGTTGGAGGACAAGCCGGGGGACATGTTCGGAAAGGTCATGTCGATCAGCGATGCTCTGATGCATCGGTACTATGAGCTGTTGACGACCGAGAACCTGGAACATGTGAAAACTCTTCATCCCATGGAAGCCAAACAGTCGCTCGCTGAATTGATCGTGGCGCGCTACCACGGGACCGAGATCGGGAGAGAGGCGAGAACCGAGTTCCAACAGAAATTTCAGGCCAAGGAATTTCCTGACAAACCCGATGCGCATGTGGCATTGCAGCTGGACGATATGACGGAGAAAGACGCTCAAGAGGGCAGTAGTATCAGGCTTGCAAGGTTGATCTCAAAAACAGGTTTGATTTCCAGCGGCAGCGAAGCAAGGCGCTTGATCATTCAAGGTGGAATCGAAGTCGATGGAATCAAAGAGACGAATCCGGACAAGTTAATCTCGTTTGAACTCCATCAACAACGCCGTCTTAAAATCGGGAAGAAAAAGTTCGCCGTTGCGGAATTCAAGCCGTGA